In Rhizobium oryzihabitans, one DNA window encodes the following:
- a CDS encoding exopolysaccharide production repressor protein, whose product MYAPRVFFSMIGALLIFAVATYFIHGSLYTAFIQTLICAVILQVGYFIAILVLVAREKRRMRETFSRDRSAENVTADAANNAPPHGAKLTDM is encoded by the coding sequence ATGTATGCACCTCGTGTTTTTTTCAGCATGATCGGTGCATTGCTCATCTTTGCGGTTGCCACATATTTCATTCACGGGTCGCTCTATACGGCATTTATCCAGACCCTTATCTGCGCCGTCATTCTGCAAGTGGGTTATTTTATTGCAATTCTGGTTCTCGTTGCCCGGGAGAAGCGCCGGATGCGCGAGACATTCTCGCGTGATCGCAGCGCCGAGAATGTAACGGCGGACGCCGCAAATAACGCCCCGCCGCATGGCGCAAAACTGACCGATATGTGA
- a CDS encoding DUF6074 family protein translates to MTKSSEVIAFPAKNRIADVKRCATMLDQLHGVEANDFWRRECRELAAYLMGLGYEDAAMRREVMEFQNAVQAELWAGDVAPEARRDSH, encoded by the coding sequence GTGACGAAGAGTTCAGAAGTAATCGCCTTTCCGGCAAAGAACCGTATTGCCGACGTAAAACGGTGTGCAACCATGCTCGACCAGCTGCATGGTGTGGAGGCGAATGATTTCTGGCGCAGGGAATGCCGTGAACTGGCCGCCTATCTGATGGGTCTTGGTTATGAGGACGCCGCCATGCGGCGCGAGGTCATGGAGTTTCAAAACGCGGTGCAGGCGGAATTATGGGCGGGCGATGTTGCCCCAGAGGCGCGCCGCGACAGCCACTGA
- a CDS encoding sarcosine oxidase subunit beta family protein has protein sequence MRKYSVFAVAREALRGHKGWDAQWASPEPRKDYDVIIIGGGGHGLGAAYYLAKEHGITNVAVLEKGWLGGGNTGRNTTIIRSNYLYEESMDIYEHSLKLWEGLSQDLNYNVMYSARGVMMLSHNIHDRQSFSRHINANRLYGIDNEWLTPEQAKAYCPPLDISGNARYPINGAALQRRGGTARHDAVAWGYARAASDRGVHIIQNCEVTAIRRGPDGAVTGVETNRGFIGAKKIGVSAAGHSSIVMKMADVRVPLHSNPLQALVSEPLKPIFPCVVMSNTVHAYISQSDKGELVIGAGTDQYNSYSQTGGLQIITHTLDAICELFPIFRRVKMMRQWGGITDNTPDRSAIQSVTPVPNLFVNCGWGTGGFKATPGSANLFAHLIARGEPHRLAAGLTLDRFRTGRLIDEAAAAAVAH, from the coding sequence ATGCGCAAATATTCCGTTTTTGCCGTGGCGCGCGAGGCGTTGCGGGGTCATAAAGGGTGGGATGCGCAATGGGCCTCGCCCGAGCCGCGCAAGGACTATGATGTCATCATCATCGGCGGCGGCGGCCACGGTCTTGGAGCCGCTTATTATCTTGCCAAGGAACATGGCATCACTAATGTCGCGGTGCTGGAAAAGGGCTGGCTCGGCGGCGGCAATACCGGCCGCAACACCACCATCATCCGCTCCAATTATCTCTATGAAGAGAGCATGGATATTTATGAGCATTCCCTGAAGCTGTGGGAAGGCCTGAGCCAGGATCTCAATTACAACGTCATGTATTCGGCGCGCGGCGTTATGATGCTGTCGCACAATATTCATGACCGGCAATCCTTCAGCCGGCACATCAACGCAAACCGCCTTTATGGTATCGACAATGAATGGCTGACGCCCGAACAGGCAAAAGCATATTGTCCGCCGCTCGATATTTCCGGCAATGCCCGTTATCCGATCAATGGCGCCGCGCTCCAGCGTCGCGGCGGCACGGCGCGCCATGATGCGGTCGCCTGGGGATACGCGCGGGCGGCCTCGGATCGCGGCGTGCACATCATCCAGAATTGCGAGGTCACGGCCATCAGGCGCGGGCCGGACGGTGCGGTGACGGGTGTTGAAACCAATCGCGGTTTCATCGGCGCGAAGAAGATCGGCGTTTCCGCCGCCGGTCACTCCTCCATCGTGATGAAGATGGCGGATGTGCGCGTACCCCTGCATTCCAACCCGCTGCAGGCGCTGGTGTCGGAACCGCTGAAGCCGATCTTCCCCTGTGTGGTGATGTCCAACACGGTCCACGCCTATATTTCGCAATCCGACAAGGGCGAGTTGGTCATCGGCGCGGGCACCGACCAATACAACTCCTATTCCCAGACCGGCGGCCTGCAGATCATCACCCATACGCTGGATGCAATCTGCGAGCTCTTCCCGATCTTCCGCCGCGTCAAGATGATGCGGCAATGGGGCGGCATCACCGACAACACGCCGGATCGTTCCGCCATCCAGAGCGTGACGCCGGTGCCCAATCTCTTCGTCAATTGCGGCTGGGGAACGGGTGGTTTCAAGGCGACGCCGGGCTCCGCCAACCTGTTTGCGCATCTGATCGCCCGTGGCGAGCCGCATCGTCTGGCGGCCGGTCTGACACTCGACCGCTTCCGCACCGGACGTCTGATCGATGAGGCCGCCGCTGCCGCGGTGGCGCATTGA
- the rpsU gene encoding 30S ribosomal protein S21: MQVLVRDNNVDQALRALKKKMQREGIFREMKMRDYYEKPSQKRAREKAEAVRRVRKLARKRAQREGLIAAPRAGR, from the coding sequence GTGCAGGTACTAGTCCGCGACAATAACGTTGATCAGGCGCTTCGCGCTCTCAAGAAAAAGATGCAGCGCGAAGGCATTTTCCGCGAAATGAAGATGCGCGATTATTACGAAAAGCCTTCCCAGAAGCGCGCTCGCGAAAAGGCTGAAGCCGTTCGTCGCGTTCGCAAGCTGGCACGCAAGCGTGCACAGCGCGAAGGTCTGATTGCGGCCCCGCGCGCAGGCCGTTAA
- a CDS encoding sarcosine oxidase subunit delta, producing MLLIHCPYCREDRSELEFRWAGEAHIARPENIADISDEAFAEYFFIRDNDKGLVFERWRHIHGCGRFFNAARDSVSDKFLMTYKAGEPKPDVETVLSGEKGAGQ from the coding sequence ATGCTTCTGATCCATTGCCCCTATTGCCGGGAAGACCGTTCCGAACTCGAATTCCGCTGGGCGGGTGAAGCCCATATCGCGAGACCGGAAAACATCGCCGATATTTCTGACGAGGCCTTCGCCGAATATTTCTTCATCCGCGACAATGACAAGGGTCTCGTTTTCGAGCGCTGGCGTCACATTCACGGCTGCGGCCGGTTCTTTAACGCCGCCCGCGATTCCGTCAGCGATAAATTTTTGATGACCTACAAGGCAGGCGAACCGAAGCCGGATGTCGAGACGGTTCTTTCCGGAGAAAAGGGAGCAGGGCAATGA
- a CDS encoding tetratricopeptide repeat protein: MTAVDACVVNNSDASTRRVPLRNNKRLHLSLVVCTVLAGLSGCATSNQTDDVFRIDRAQGSQENIASLTSVINANPQDPEGYNVRGSAYGRAGDSRRAIEDFNKALQLNPRFYQAYANRALVYRNSGQQQQALQDYNAALQINPSYDVALIGRGNLYRQSGRVNEAFNDFSRAIELETTDGRAWHNRGLIYQLRNQHAQAIEDFSKAISLSSTSPEPYNGRGLSYVALNDDENAFADFNHAISLDGNVAESWANQALVYERRGEMAKAAKSYGHAARLDPKYKPALDGVARTRGASAS; encoded by the coding sequence ATGACCGCTGTTGATGCCTGTGTTGTAAACAACTCCGATGCCTCCACGCGCCGGGTACCGCTGAGAAACAACAAGCGGCTTCATCTTTCCCTTGTCGTCTGCACCGTTCTCGCCGGACTTTCCGGTTGCGCGACGTCCAACCAGACGGATGATGTCTTCAGGATCGACCGCGCCCAGGGCTCGCAGGAAAACATCGCCTCGCTCACCTCGGTCATCAACGCCAATCCGCAGGATCCCGAAGGCTACAATGTCCGCGGTTCGGCTTACGGTCGCGCAGGTGATTCCCGCCGCGCCATAGAGGATTTCAACAAGGCGCTGCAGCTCAACCCGCGCTTCTACCAGGCCTATGCCAACCGCGCGCTGGTCTACCGCAACTCCGGCCAACAGCAGCAGGCCCTGCAGGACTACAATGCGGCCCTGCAGATCAATCCGAGCTATGATGTAGCGCTGATCGGCCGCGGCAATCTTTACCGCCAGTCCGGACGCGTGAACGAGGCTTTTAACGACTTCTCCCGCGCTATCGAGCTTGAGACCACCGACGGACGCGCATGGCACAATCGCGGCCTGATCTACCAGCTGCGCAACCAGCACGCCCAGGCAATCGAGGACTTCTCAAAGGCCATTTCGCTGTCCTCCACCTCGCCGGAGCCCTATAATGGCCGTGGCCTTTCCTATGTCGCGCTGAACGACGACGAAAACGCCTTCGCCGATTTCAACCACGCCATTTCGCTCGACGGCAACGTCGCGGAATCCTGGGCCAATCAGGCGCTGGTCTATGAACGGCGCGGCGAGATGGCCAAGGCCGCCAAGTCCTATGGGCATGCGGCACGGCTCGATCCGAAATATAAGCCCGCTCTCGACGGTGTTGCCCGCACACGCGGCGCCAGCGCCTCCTGA